The Ectothiorhodospiraceae bacterium 2226 region GGGTCGTGCAGATCGTCGAAGCCGAGTTCGCGGCCGGTGCGCGGCAGCACCTGCATCAGCCCCAGCGCGCCGGCCCAGGAACGGGCCGCCGGATCGAAGCGGCTCTCCTGATACATCTGCGCCACCACCAAACGCCAGTCGAAGCCGTAGCGCTCGGCGTAGCGGCGCACGAGCTCGTCGTACGGCGAGAGCGCGGCGGCCGAGGCGCCGTCCACCCGCTCGCCGACGTGCGCCTGGATGGTCCGGTCGTTGCCGAAGTACTTGGCGCGCGTCAGGTTGTAGAACACGCCGCGGTACTCGCGCCGCAAAAACCCGTTCACCGCCTCCACCAGTTGCGGGTTGTCGGCGCGCATCAGCCATCCGTGCGCGCCCTCCTCGGTCAACGCAAAGGCCGCGCGGATGTCGTCGCGGTAGGTCTGCTCGATCTCGACGATGTGGCTGTCGGCCACCGTCAGGTCGTATTCGCCGCGCCCGACCCGATCGATGATCTGCTCGGTCTCCAGGTCCTCCGCCGCGGCCACCAGTTCGAAGGCGTAACCCGCCTCGCGCAGCGCGCTCAGGGTGCGCCAATAGCTGCTGTTGCGGCGCACCACGACCGTGCGCCCGGCGAGGTCGTCGGCGGACTGGATACCGAGGTCATCGGCGCGCGTCACCAGCAATTCGGTGACGCGATGGTAGGGGCGCGAGAACACCATGCCCTCGCCGCCCCCCTCGGCGCTGATGGTGAGCGAGGCCGCGGCGAGGTCGGCGTGGCCGTCGCGCACCCAATCGCGCAGCGCGGCATGGCTCGGCGGCACCACCACCGCCAGGCGCAGGCCGCGGCTGTCGGCGAAGCGCTTGGCCAGTTCGTATTCGAAACCCATCAACTCGCCGCGGAACAGAAAGTAGTTGGCGGCGTTGTTGCGCGTGGCTACGCGCAGCACCCCGCGCGCGGCGATGCCGTCGAGGTCGTCGGTATGGATCTCGTTCGGCGTGCTCAGCAATTGATGGCTGCTGAGGAAGCGGTTCACGCTCGCCAGCAGCTGCGGGGCGTCGCGCCGTACCGCCCAGCCCACCGGCCGCACGTCGGGCAGCGTGAGCGCGACGTGCAGGTCCTCGCGGCCCGGCAGCAGCGCCAGGGCGGTGTTGCTGTCCAGCACCGCGAGCTCGTAGCTGCCGTTGGCCACGCCGTCGAGCAGCGCCTCGTCCGAGCCACCCTCGGCGGTCACGATCTCGAACGGCTCCTGAAAGCGCTCGGCGTGGATGCGCTGCAGGGTCTCCTGGAAACTGCTGTCGCCGAACGCGGCCACACGCTGCCCGCGCAAATCGCGCGGCGACTCGAGCCGCACGTCCGTGCGCCCGATCACCACCTCGCGCACGAAGGCGATCGGCGCGGAGAACGCGAAGCGCGCCATGCGTGTCTCGGTGATGGTCAGGTTGGCCGCGGCGAGATCGCCTCGCCCCGCTTCGAGCGCCGCGAACAGCTCGGTGAGGGAGTCGACCAGCACCCACTCGATGGCGCGGCCCTCGCCGGCGGCGTACTCGCCCAACAGTTCGCGTTCCGCCGCATCCGGCAGACCGCTGCGCGGCAGAAAGTCCGGGCCGTCGAGCTGGCGCAGGGTGATGACGCGCAGCGGCGTCTGCTGCGCCGTTGCCCGCTCACGCTCCGCGGCGGACTCCTCCGAGCTGCAGCCGGTCTGCGACAAGGCCGCTACCGCCAACAGGGCCGCGGGTGTGCACAGGTAGGCCAGCCGCCGGAAAAAGTCGCGTGTTGTCATGTCCGCCCCCCCCGGGTACTTGTTTGGGCGCACTATATCCGCTGCGCGGCGCCGGGGTACAGCCGGGCGCCGCTCAGGCGGTGGCGCCCTCGGCGCGCACCGGCACCGCGGTACGGCAGTCCGGGAATGCGGCGCAGGCCCAGAACTCGCGCCCCGCGTGTGGCCCCGACACCGCGCGCCGACGGCGCATCCCGCCGCCGCACTTGGGGCACGGCGGCGCTGCCTCGGCCGCGCCCGCGACCAGCGGC contains the following coding sequences:
- a CDS encoding transporter substrate-binding domain-containing protein gives rise to the protein MTTRDFFRRLAYLCTPAALLAVAALSQTGCSSEESAAERERATAQQTPLRVITLRQLDGPDFLPRSGLPDAAERELLGEYAAGEGRAIEWVLVDSLTELFAALEAGRGDLAAANLTITETRMARFAFSAPIAFVREVVIGRTDVRLESPRDLRGQRVAAFGDSSFQETLQRIHAERFQEPFEIVTAEGGSDEALLDGVANGSYELAVLDSNTALALLPGREDLHVALTLPDVRPVGWAVRRDAPQLLASVNRFLSSHQLLSTPNEIHTDDLDGIAARGVLRVATRNNAANYFLFRGELMGFEYELAKRFADSRGLRLAVVVPPSHAALRDWVRDGHADLAAASLTISAEGGGEGMVFSRPYHRVTELLVTRADDLGIQSADDLAGRTVVVRRNSSYWRTLSALREAGYAFELVAAAEDLETEQIIDRVGRGEYDLTVADSHIVEIEQTYRDDIRAAFALTEEGAHGWLMRADNPQLVEAVNGFLRREYRGVFYNLTRAKYFGNDRTIQAHVGERVDGASAAALSPYDELVRRYAERYGFDWRLVVAQMYQESRFDPAARSWAGALGLMQVLPRTGRELGFDDLHDPDSGIHAGVQYMDWLMRRFEPELNMADRTWFALAAYNAGIGHVRDARRLAAQKGWASDQWFDNVEHAMLLLAQREYHRHAAHGYVRGQEPVNYVRHIRDRFEAYARLTEQ